In one Desulfoferula mesophila genomic region, the following are encoded:
- the icmF gene encoding fused isobutyryl-CoA mutase/GTPase IcmF, which yields MAMQTRPYTPQNPVRAITAASLFDGHDAAINIIRRILQATGVEVIHLAHNRGVHEIVKAAIAEDVQAICASCYQGGHVEFFKYMVDLLKQNGRPDIMVFGGGGGVIVPEEIKELTDYGVTRIYSPADGQRLGLQGIINDMVRQMDEMAGQEINSPDLAELGPEHPAVVARTISLVERAALERQGIDAWRERLEGIQGERKVPVVGITGTGGAGKSSLTDEILLRWLIDFPEGSVAVISVDPTRRKSGGALLGDRIRMNTLDNPRVYMRSLATRGSSMEISRALGDVIKVAQAAGYDLVVVETAGIGQGDAAVVDVVDLSLYVMTSEFGAASQLEKIDMLDFADLVAVNKFERRGSEDALRDVRKQMQRNLNAWATDPAKMPVYGTIASKFNDDGVTALYLALLAEIKQKTGVAFASPRKASGATYSTSRTIIVPPERTRYLAEIAEAIREYHQRTGQQADLVRRVWQMKATHDAMAGSWQGDPGLEAALEKLRVAVHKLEEGYEEETHRLLAAWPKLKRDYSGEEYVYTVRDREIRVPLTTRSLAGSPIPKVCLPRWQDPAQVYAWLRSENVPGSFPYTAGVFPFKRTDEDPTRMFAGEGDPFRTNRRFKLLSADAKAARLSTAFDSVTLYGWDPDERPDIYGKVGNSGVSICTLEDMKALYDGFDLVNPNTSVSMTINGPAPIMLAFFFNTAIDQQAAKFRAENGREPSAEERKRIKDMVLKNVRGTVQADILKEDQGQNTCIFSVEFALRMMGDIQQFFIDKDVRNFYSVSISGYHIAEAGANPISQLAFTLANGFTYVEYYLARGMHIDDFAPNLSFFFSNGMDPEYTVIGRVARRIWAIAMRELYGGGPRSQMLKYHIQTSGRSLHSQEIQFNDIRTTLQALCAIYDNCNSLHTNAYDEAITTPTEESVRRALAIQMIINQEWGLAKNQNPLQGAFIVDELTDLVEEAVLEEFMRITSRGGVLGAMETGYQRSKIQEESIYYEMLKHSGELPIIGVNTFKNPHADEADAGCAVELARATEEEKQSQLKRLREFQDKHSGEASAALKRLQKVALDGGNIFAELMDTVRVCSLGQITQALYDVGGKYRRGM from the coding sequence ATGGCCATGCAGACGCGTCCCTACACTCCCCAAAACCCGGTGCGGGCCATAACCGCGGCCAGCCTGTTCGACGGCCACGACGCGGCCATCAACATCATCCGGCGCATCCTCCAGGCCACCGGCGTGGAGGTGATCCACCTGGCCCACAACCGGGGGGTGCACGAGATCGTCAAGGCGGCCATCGCCGAGGACGTGCAGGCCATCTGCGCCTCCTGCTACCAGGGCGGGCACGTGGAGTTCTTCAAGTACATGGTGGACCTGCTCAAACAGAACGGCCGCCCGGACATCATGGTCTTTGGCGGGGGCGGCGGGGTCATCGTGCCCGAGGAGATCAAGGAGCTAACCGACTACGGCGTGACCCGCATCTATTCCCCCGCTGACGGCCAGCGCCTGGGCCTGCAAGGCATCATCAACGACATGGTGCGCCAGATGGACGAGATGGCCGGGCAGGAGATAAATTCGCCCGACCTGGCCGAGCTCGGCCCCGAGCACCCGGCGGTGGTGGCCCGCACCATCAGCCTGGTGGAGCGGGCCGCGCTGGAGCGCCAGGGCATCGACGCCTGGCGGGAGCGCCTGGAAGGCATCCAGGGCGAGCGCAAGGTGCCGGTGGTGGGCATCACCGGCACCGGCGGAGCGGGCAAGTCCTCGCTCACCGACGAGATTCTGCTGCGCTGGCTCATCGACTTCCCCGAGGGCAGCGTGGCGGTCATCTCAGTGGACCCCACCCGGCGCAAGTCCGGCGGGGCGCTGTTGGGCGACCGCATCCGCATGAACACCCTGGACAACCCCCGGGTGTACATGCGCTCCCTGGCCACCCGGGGCAGCTCCATGGAGATCAGCCGGGCCCTGGGCGACGTGATCAAGGTGGCCCAGGCCGCCGGATACGACCTGGTGGTGGTGGAGACCGCGGGCATCGGCCAGGGCGACGCCGCCGTAGTGGACGTGGTGGATTTGAGCCTCTACGTGATGACCAGCGAGTTCGGGGCCGCCTCCCAGCTGGAGAAGATCGACATGCTCGACTTCGCCGACCTGGTGGCGGTGAACAAGTTCGAGCGCCGGGGCAGCGAGGACGCGCTCCGCGACGTGCGCAAGCAGATGCAGCGCAACCTGAACGCCTGGGCCACCGACCCGGCCAAGATGCCGGTCTACGGCACCATCGCCAGCAAGTTCAACGACGACGGGGTCACCGCCCTGTACCTGGCCCTCTTGGCCGAGATAAAGCAAAAGACCGGGGTGGCCTTTGCCAGCCCCCGCAAGGCCAGCGGGGCCACCTATTCCACCAGTCGCACCATCATCGTGCCGCCCGAGCGCACCCGCTATCTGGCCGAGATCGCCGAGGCCATCCGCGAGTACCACCAGCGCACGGGGCAGCAGGCCGACCTGGTGCGCCGGGTCTGGCAGATGAAGGCCACCCACGACGCCATGGCGGGCTCCTGGCAGGGCGATCCCGGCCTGGAGGCGGCCCTGGAAAAGCTGCGGGTGGCGGTGCACAAGCTGGAGGAGGGCTACGAGGAGGAGACCCACCGCCTGCTGGCCGCCTGGCCCAAGCTCAAGCGGGACTACTCGGGCGAGGAGTACGTTTACACGGTGCGCGACCGCGAGATCCGCGTGCCGCTGACCACCCGCTCCCTGGCCGGCAGCCCCATCCCCAAAGTGTGCCTGCCCCGCTGGCAGGATCCGGCCCAGGTCTACGCCTGGCTGCGCTCGGAGAACGTGCCCGGCTCCTTCCCCTACACCGCCGGGGTCTTCCCCTTCAAGCGCACCGACGAGGACCCCACCCGCATGTTCGCGGGCGAGGGCGACCCCTTCCGCACCAACCGCCGCTTCAAGCTGCTCAGCGCCGACGCCAAGGCCGCCCGGCTCTCCACCGCCTTCGACTCGGTGACCCTCTACGGCTGGGACCCGGACGAGCGCCCGGACATCTACGGCAAGGTGGGCAACTCCGGGGTGAGCATCTGCACCCTGGAGGACATGAAGGCGTTGTACGACGGCTTCGACCTGGTGAACCCCAACACCAGCGTGTCCATGACCATCAACGGCCCGGCGCCCATCATGCTGGCCTTTTTCTTCAACACCGCCATCGACCAGCAGGCGGCCAAGTTCCGCGCCGAAAACGGCCGCGAGCCCAGCGCGGAAGAGCGCAAGCGCATCAAGGACATGGTGCTCAAGAACGTGCGGGGCACGGTGCAGGCCGACATCCTCAAGGAGGACCAGGGCCAGAACACCTGCATCTTCTCGGTGGAGTTCGCCCTGCGCATGATGGGCGACATCCAGCAGTTCTTCATCGACAAGGACGTGCGCAATTTCTACAGCGTGTCCATCAGCGGCTATCACATCGCCGAGGCCGGGGCCAACCCCATCAGCCAGCTGGCCTTCACCCTGGCCAACGGCTTCACCTACGTGGAGTACTACCTGGCCCGGGGCATGCACATCGACGACTTCGCGCCCAACCTGAGCTTCTTCTTCTCTAACGGCATGGACCCCGAGTACACCGTGATCGGTCGGGTGGCCCGGCGCATCTGGGCCATCGCCATGCGCGAGCTCTACGGCGGCGGGCCGCGCAGCCAGATGCTCAAGTACCACATCCAGACCTCGGGCCGCTCCCTGCACTCCCAGGAGATTCAGTTCAACGACATCCGCACCACCTTGCAGGCCCTGTGCGCCATCTACGACAATTGCAACTCCCTGCACACCAACGCCTACGACGAGGCCATCACCACCCCCACCGAGGAATCGGTGCGCCGGGCCCTGGCCATCCAGATGATCATCAACCAGGAGTGGGGCCTGGCCAAGAACCAGAACCCCCTGCAAGGCGCCTTCATCGTGGACGAGCTCACCGATCTGGTGGAGGAGGCGGTGTTGGAGGAGTTCATGCGCATCACCAGCCGGGGTGGCGTCTTGGGGGCCATGGAGACCGGTTACCAGCGCTCCAAGATTCAGGAGGAGAGCATCTACTACGAGATGCTCAAGCACTCCGGCGAGCTGCCCATCATCGGCGTGAACACCTTCAAGAACCCCCACGCCGACGAGGCCGATGCGGGCTGCGCCGTGGAGCTGGCCCGGGCCACCGAGGAGGAAAAACAAAGCCAACTGAAGCGCCTGCGCGAGTTCCAGGACAAGCACTCCGGCGAGGCCTCCGCCGCCCTCAAGCGCCTGCAAAAGGTGGCCCTGGACGGCGGCAACATCTTCGCCGAGCTCATGGACACGGTGCGGGTCTGCTCCCTGGGGCAGATCACCCAGGCGCTCTACGACGTGGGGGGCAAGTACCGCCGCGGCATGTAG
- a CDS encoding SEC-C metal-binding domain-containing protein, translating into MEDLQRLFDEQLMLMERSIEGFDQGIQAEAKRLAVHIRTLLHNTDKGSIGLLKQLGKENTKFLSTAVPHDSAYKSEGIKPKSTIHNGLVAFLLKPSSVECIAPLDDDPYVARWLTFDEWWNETIFIDSHGEHFSRRRIILAVANKDGGAHVDPKLEKGYARFSRDNSMLLKQSFGRKTTPIKGLELVTIRQVAHEVMKSCTKEYRKLPNTDGGVSLVQFVDLNTLEGSPSGMEVLCKVHDLISTLPRPHQPEGKKVGRNDPCPCGSGKKYKKCCGV; encoded by the coding sequence ATGGAAGACCTGCAGAGATTATTTGACGAACAACTAATGTTGATGGAACGCTCAATTGAAGGCTTTGACCAAGGGATACAGGCTGAAGCTAAGCGTCTTGCGGTCCACATAAGAACGCTATTGCACAATACAGACAAAGGCTCCATTGGCCTTTTGAAGCAATTAGGAAAGGAAAACACTAAGTTCCTCAGCACAGCAGTGCCACACGATTCAGCCTATAAAAGTGAAGGCATAAAACCCAAGAGTACGATCCATAATGGTTTGGTAGCCTTTTTATTGAAGCCAAGTTCAGTTGAGTGTATTGCCCCTCTAGATGACGATCCTTACGTTGCCCGTTGGTTAACATTCGATGAGTGGTGGAATGAAACTATTTTCATCGATAGCCATGGTGAACACTTCTCAAGAAGAAGGATTATATTAGCAGTTGCGAATAAAGATGGTGGTGCTCATGTCGATCCAAAATTGGAGAAGGGATACGCGCGTTTTTCAAGAGACAATTCAATGTTGCTTAAACAGAGTTTCGGTAGAAAAACAACCCCTATAAAAGGATTAGAGTTAGTTACGATCCGTCAAGTTGCCCACGAAGTCATGAAAAGCTGCACAAAGGAATACCGCAAACTTCCTAATACAGACGGCGGGGTATCTCTCGTTCAATTTGTTGACCTGAATACTTTAGAGGGATCACCTTCAGGTATGGAAGTGCTCTGCAAAGTTCACGACCTGATATCTACTCTCCCACGCCCACATCAACCGGAGGGGAAAAAAGTGGGGCGCAATGATCCCTGCCCCTGCGGCAGCGGCAAGAAATACAAGAAATGCTGCGGTGTTTAG
- a CDS encoding FKBP-type peptidyl-prolyl cis-trans isomerase yields the protein MAQISAGDKVRMHYTVKLEDGTVVDSSEGKDPLEFEAGSNQLIPGVSNAVIGMAVGDSKTVTVPPDQGYGPHQPQAVQEVPKQHFPREVAVGDTFKAVSEQGEMLVRVIEMGEDTVTVDANHPLAGQTLIFSLEIVE from the coding sequence ATGGCACAGATCAGCGCCGGAGACAAGGTTCGCATGCACTACACCGTAAAGCTGGAAGACGGCACGGTGGTGGACAGCAGCGAAGGCAAGGACCCGCTGGAGTTCGAGGCGGGCAGCAATCAGCTTATACCCGGCGTGTCCAACGCGGTGATCGGCATGGCGGTGGGCGACAGCAAGACCGTGACCGTGCCCCCGGACCAGGGCTATGGCCCCCACCAGCCCCAGGCGGTGCAGGAGGTGCCCAAGCAGCACTTCCCGCGCGAGGTAGCGGTGGGCGACACCTTCAAGGCCGTGAGCGAGCAGGGTGAGATGTTGGTGCGGGTCATCGAGATGGGCGAGGACACGGTCACCGTGGACGCCAACCATCCCCTGGCCGGCCAGACCCTGATCTTCTCCCTGGAGATCGTGGAGTAG
- a CDS encoding phosphatase PAP2 family protein, with protein sequence MDKRLLKITGWSAAATVLLVAVFFLWLDRPIDTLAHGLKGGALFAAAQALSLVADHDWFNVWLVVGLVLGGALALGRGLTPGVRGLLMVCAAVALTMLVGETLKWFFGRYRPVMYFEHDLYGFSWLAAKGKMHSFPSGHTFRIFSAMTALALLWPRARVPLLGFAALVGVCRVLVTRHYPSDVIAGAFVGIFGALWVWSLLRGGRSESPPIT encoded by the coding sequence ATGGATAAGCGGTTGCTCAAGATCACCGGCTGGAGCGCGGCGGCCACCGTGCTGTTGGTGGCGGTGTTTTTTCTGTGGCTGGACCGGCCCATCGACACCCTGGCCCACGGCCTCAAGGGTGGCGCGCTGTTCGCCGCGGCCCAGGCCCTGAGCCTGGTGGCCGATCATGACTGGTTCAACGTGTGGCTGGTGGTGGGCCTGGTGTTGGGCGGGGCGCTGGCCCTGGGCCGGGGGCTCACCCCCGGGGTGCGCGGCCTGCTGATGGTGTGCGCGGCGGTGGCCCTGACCATGCTGGTGGGCGAGACCCTGAAGTGGTTCTTCGGCCGCTACCGCCCGGTGATGTACTTTGAGCACGACCTGTACGGTTTTTCCTGGCTGGCCGCCAAGGGCAAGATGCACTCCTTCCCCTCGGGCCACACCTTCCGCATTTTCTCGGCCATGACCGCCCTGGCCCTGCTGTGGCCTCGGGCGCGGGTGCCCCTGCTGGGCTTCGCCGCGCTGGTGGGGGTGTGCCGGGTGCTGGTTACCCGCCACTATCCCAGCGACGTCATCGCCGGGGCCTTTGTGGGCATCTTCGGCGCCCTGTGGGTGTGGAGCCTTTTGCGGGGCGGCAGGTCCGAATCGCCGCCTATCACCTAG
- a CDS encoding alpha/beta hydrolase family protein — protein MSRAPRLFACLALILLAASPLGAAEPSAPSPPLPPVAFSDPTYDFELRRGLGYALSGGADLNEVLAAAHTIQPGDGDSWYQAWFALAERVRLTAETSLALGRLVSAREALLRASAYYRPADFFLHANPRDPRILKAWRLSRDTFQRAAVLMERPVETVTIPYQDTTLPGYFLGPSASRQARRTLIVQTGFDGTGEELYFEVAFFALARGYNVLIFEGPGQGGVVREQGLFFRPDWEAVVTPVVDYALARPEVDPSRLALMGLSMGGYLVARAAAHEHRLAALVCNPGVMDMMAGRRPSAKQWQEMRADPSATNKALRQRMAQDIGFRWLVNNGMFTMGVKTPLKFMEQFARYRLTPQEAAKITANSLVIVSRGDHFMTYDEQKKLYEAMTCSKTLLEFTAAEDATPHCQMGAMAVSNQRVFDWLDQALDKKPCDCGAR, from the coding sequence ATGTCACGTGCCCCGCGCCTGTTTGCTTGCCTGGCCCTGATCCTGCTCGCCGCCTCGCCGCTGGGCGCGGCGGAGCCATCCGCGCCCTCCCCGCCCCTGCCGCCGGTGGCGTTCAGCGATCCCACCTACGACTTTGAGCTGCGCCGGGGGCTGGGCTACGCCCTGTCCGGCGGGGCCGACCTCAACGAAGTCTTGGCCGCGGCCCATACCATCCAGCCGGGCGACGGCGATTCATGGTACCAAGCCTGGTTCGCCCTGGCCGAAAGGGTTCGGCTGACCGCGGAGACCTCGCTGGCCTTGGGACGCCTGGTATCGGCCCGCGAGGCCCTGCTCCGGGCCAGCGCCTACTACCGCCCGGCCGATTTCTTCTTGCACGCCAACCCCCGGGACCCGCGCATCCTCAAGGCCTGGCGATTGAGCCGCGACACCTTCCAGCGGGCGGCCGTGCTCATGGAACGCCCCGTGGAGACGGTGACCATCCCCTACCAAGACACCACCCTGCCCGGCTATTTCCTGGGGCCAAGCGCCTCCCGCCAGGCCCGCAGGACCCTGATCGTGCAGACCGGCTTTGACGGCACCGGCGAGGAGCTCTACTTCGAGGTGGCGTTCTTCGCGCTGGCCCGGGGCTACAACGTGCTGATCTTCGAGGGCCCCGGCCAAGGCGGGGTGGTGCGCGAGCAGGGCCTGTTTTTCCGGCCCGACTGGGAGGCGGTGGTGACCCCGGTAGTGGACTACGCCCTGGCCCGCCCGGAGGTGGATCCAAGCCGCCTGGCCCTCATGGGCCTGTCCATGGGCGGCTATCTGGTGGCCCGGGCCGCCGCGCATGAGCACCGCCTGGCCGCCCTGGTGTGCAATCCGGGGGTCATGGACATGATGGCCGGCCGGCGGCCCAGCGCCAAGCAGTGGCAAGAGATGCGCGCCGATCCCTCGGCCACCAACAAGGCCCTGCGCCAGAGGATGGCCCAGGACATCGGCTTCCGCTGGCTGGTGAACAACGGCATGTTCACCATGGGGGTGAAGACGCCTCTCAAGTTCATGGAGCAGTTTGCCCGCTACCGCCTCACTCCCCAGGAGGCCGCCAAGATCACCGCCAACAGCCTGGTCATCGTCAGCCGGGGCGATCACTTCATGACCTACGACGAGCAGAAAAAGCTCTACGAGGCCATGACCTGCTCCAAGACCCTGTTGGAGTTCACCGCCGCAGAGGACGCCACGCCCCACTGCCAGATGGGGGCCATGGCCGTTTCCAACCAGCGCGTCTTCGATTGGCTGGACCAGGCGCTGGACAAAAAGCCCTGCGACTGCGGGGCTAGGTGA